A genome region from Erigeron canadensis isolate Cc75 chromosome 3, C_canadensis_v1, whole genome shotgun sequence includes the following:
- the LOC122591591 gene encoding uncharacterized protein LOC122591591, producing the protein MAAGMWKWPIAWYDLFPVLINLPPPTINVYKDDTLVSRDISGNENNFSSLIVWETIRWRQDEVSWVHLVWFAHSIPGHAFHLWLIMRRKLKTHDRLKQWDVGGPVNLNLLCCSLCYRGPDSHEHFFECLYSEQVWNMFKPLACMDNVSCRWNDIIEWMKPYARSISAKRIIGKITLAAVAYFIWQERN; encoded by the coding sequence ATGGCTGCAGGGATGTGGAAATGGCCTATAGCCTGGTATGACCTGTTTCCGGTACTTATAAACTTGCCTCCCCCAACAATTAATGTTTATAAAGATGATACACTTGTTTCGCGTGATATTAGCGGGAATGAGAATAATTTCTCGTCCTTGATTGTTTGGGAGACTATTCGATGGAGACAGGATGAAGTCTCGTGGGTTCACTTGGTATGGTTTGCTCATAGTATCCCTGGACATGCGTTTCACTTATGGCTGATTATGAGGCGGAAACTTAAAACGCATGACAGGCTAAAACAGTGGGATGTTGGAGGACCTGTTAACCTTAACCTTCTTTGTTGTTCATTATGTTACAGGGGTCCGGATTCGCACGAGCATTTTTTTGAATGCCTTTATTCTGAGCAGGTGTGGAATATGTTTAAACCACTTGCATGCATGGATAACGTCTCATGTAGATGGAATGATATCATTGAGTGGATGAAGCCGTATGCACGAAGTATATCTGCCAAGAGAATCATTGGGAAAATTACGCTGGCTGCTGTGGCATACTTCATTTGGCAGGAAAGGAATTGA
- the LOC122591593 gene encoding uncharacterized protein LOC122591593, which yields MLSVPKESVKQVFNRYQYTLSGYFIGKRVAFPVVENFARNNWVKHGFIKIMMNVNGFFFCKFNSNEGMQKVLNEGPWLIRSVPIFLNKWTPNVMLKKEDITSVPVWVKMHKIPMAAYTDDGLSLLATKLGNPRQLDSYTNSMCLESWGRANYAGAQIEVSAKKELKESLKKGVTVDEDGFQEVRRKANQQQGFSFKKSKLVFEYRPVSKPKSDPPKASRSQIPTQNTYDLLNDYGEGCNEPLFKTMEEKDEGRKENVDLKYTDSDDDEVEMVLDETAKFMARGTTTLEGASTPVIWVSDG from the exons ATGTTGTCTGTGCCTAAGGAATCGGTTAAACAGGTTTTTAATAGATACCAATATACGCTCTCTGGTTATTTTATTGGCAAAAGAGTTGCTTTCCCTGTTGTGGAGAATTTTGCAAGAAATAATTGGGTAAAGCATGGGTTTATTAAAATCATGATGAATGTGAATGGTTTTTTCTTCTGTAAGTTTAACTCAAATGAAGGGATGCAAAAAGTGTTGAATGAAGGTCCATGGTTAATTCGTAGTGTACCTATATTTTTGAACAAATGGACACCAAATGTTATGCTTAAAAAAGAGGACATTACGAGTGTCCCGGTTTGGGTTAAGATGCATAAGATACCTATGGCTGCGTACACGGATGATGGCCTTAGTCTCTTGGCTACAAAGCTGGGTAATCCCAGACAGTTAGATTCATACACAAACAGTATGTGTTTGGAATCTTGGGGTCGTGCTAACTATGCAGGAGCACAAATTGAAGTATCGGCTAAAAAGGAACTTAAAGAATCTTTG AAAAAGGGGGTGACGGTTGATGAGGATGGATTTCAGGAAGTGAGAAGAAAAGCAAATCAGCAGCAGGGTTTTagctttaaaaaatcaaaactggTCTTTGAATATCGTCCTGTATCCAAGCCTAAGTCTGATCCACCTAAAGCTAGTAGGTCTCAGATTCCAACTCAGAACACTTATGATTTGTTGAATGACTACGGGGAGGGGTGTAATGAACCATTGTTCAAGACTATGGAGGAGAAGGATGAAGGTAGAAAGGAAAATGTAGACTTGAAGTATACTGATTCAGATGATGATGAGGTCGAAATGGTGCTTGATGAAACTGCTAAATTTATGGCAAGGGGAACAACTACATTagagggggcaagcactcccgtTATATGGGTTTCCGATGGGTAG
- the LOC122591592 gene encoding uncharacterized protein LOC122591592 — MACVTTTSFSISINGNIHGYFKGKRGLRQGDPLSPYLFTLVMEVLSLILQQKVANNPLYRFHNRCAKDRVINVCFADDLFLFARGDIASVSTIMEVINEFQEMSGLVLSVPKSTTFLCNVSDSLKHAILSIMPFEQGQLPVQYLGVPLISTRLVYQDCKILLERMEKLFILPARIIKELEQQIRRFLWSHDSAGKIKPKASWKSICLPKAEGGLGIRRIQDVNYSLMTTHIWSILTKRDSLWVKWIYLNKLKGRSFWDVPLQAGASWGWRKLYNLEPKSGRIFGRILGMDRRQAPDSIDGAQLVHSQPLYPRVILQELVFLWMLE; from the exons ATGGCATGTGTTACAACCACGTCTTTCTCTATCTCTATCAATGGCAACATTCATGGATATTTTAAAGGGAAACGTGGTCTTAGGCAGGGTGATCCTTTATCACCTTACTTGTTTACGCTTGTCATGGAAGTTCTTTCTTTAATCTTGCAGCAGAAGGTGGCAAACAACCCGTTATACAGGTTTCATAACAGGTGTGCAAAGGATAGAGTAATTAATGTTTGTTTTGCTGATGACCTATTCCTGTTTGCTAGAGGTGATATAGCTTCAGTGAGTACCATTATGGAAGTGATTAACGAATTTCAAGAAATGTCAGGACTCGTGCTTAGCGTTCCAAAAAGTACAACTTTCTTATGTAATGTGAGTGATAGTTTGAAGCATGCGATATTGAGCATTATGCCATTTGAACAAGGGCAGCTACCAGTGCAATACTTGGGGGTTCCATTAATATCTACTCGGTTGGTCTATCAAGATTGCAAGATATTGCTGGAGCGGATGGAGAAAC TGTTTATCCTGCCGGCTAGAATTATTAAAGAACTCGAGCAACAAATTAGAAGATTTTTATGGAGTCATGACTCAGCTGGAAAGATTAAACCGAAGGCCTCTTGGAAGTCTATTTGCTTACCTAAAGCTGAAGGAGGACTTGGTATCCGACGAATTCAGGATGTCAATTATAGTCTAATGACTACACATATATGGAGCATATTGACAAAGCGTGATTCTTTATGGGTGAAATGGATCTATTTAAATAAGCTCAAAGGCCGGAGTTTTTGGGACGTACCGCTTCAAGCCGGTGCTAGTTGGGGATGGAGAAAACTTTACAACTTAGAACCAAAATCAGGCCGTATATTTGGTCGAATATTGGGAATGGACAGAAGACAAGCGCCTGATTCGATAGATGGAGCTCAGCTAGTCCACTCGCAACCATTATATCCCCGTGTAATATTGCAAGAGCTGGTTTTTCTATGGATGCTAGAATAG